A window of Zingiber officinale cultivar Zhangliang chromosome 5A, Zo_v1.1, whole genome shotgun sequence contains these coding sequences:
- the LOC121981900 gene encoding uncharacterized protein At4g28440-like, whose amino-acid sequence MERQQGQGAKPAKRKPIFTKVDQLKPGTSGHTLVVKVVTSNTVLHKGRPAAAHLRPTRIAECLIGDETACIVFTARNEQVDLLKTGATVILRNAKIDMFKGCMRLAVDKWGRIEVAEPANFEVKADNNLSLVEYELVNVGEE is encoded by the exons ATGGAGCGGCAGCAAGGGCAGGGAGCTAAGCCGGCCAAGCGCAAGCCTATCTTCACCAAGGTGGACCAGCTGAAGCCCGGCACCAGCGGTCACACCCTAGTCGTCAAGGTCGTCACTTCCAACACTGTGCTCCACAAGGGCCGCCCCGCCGCAGCCCATCTCCGCCCCACGCGGATCGCCGAATGCCTCATCGGAGACGAGACCGCCTGCATCGTCTTCACCGCCCGCAACGAGCAAG TTGACTTGTTGAAAACTGGCGCTACTGTCATCCTGCGAAATGCCAAGATTGATATGTTCAAGGGCTGCATGCGGCTTGCTGTCGATAAATGGGGCCGAATCGAGGTTGCTGAACCAGCTAATTTTGAGGTAAAGGCGGACAACAACTTATCGCTGGTCGAATATGAGCTGGTGAATGTTGGTGAAGAATGA
- the LOC121981899 gene encoding reticulon-like protein B17 produces MDSPPPSATPCNRSSAEPRHRSKSASRIAIATASDENQIIPFLATPPSRKHNSPLLSPSPLQDIVLLSPSPHLKPKRRPAAAAAIEDGSPQAGGTPCGRRKSRAAAAMVLMGCASSPRKGRRARRRLEKDVVREERDLGHLEDGDGVGNGRVRITRRSRERSSLVTSVPPPSPITVSQQEPREAPINNEDCRSSLDGIQEHIFELVMWKNVAKSSLWFGLGTLFFLSSCFSKDFSFSMISAMSHLGLAILGLAFFKDSIPQRQQLNVRSKVQITDEDILRAAQVILPLANVAFAKIQEIFCGDPLRTLQIAPVLLSGAMYGHLITLRRLIATCFFVSFTLPKFYSCYSHQIHNKVENSINRIQEAWKSCPRKKLIAISTATIFWNLFSVKSRLFAVFFSVVILRYHHRQVEDCAKEEREESSR; encoded by the exons ATGGATTCTCCACCGCCTTCTGCTACTCCCTGCAACCGCTCCTCCGCCGAGCCCCGCCACCGGAGCAAGTCTGCCTCCCGCATCGCCATCGCCACCGCCTCCGACGAGAATCAGATCATCCCCTTCCTCGCCACGCCGCCTTCTAGGAAGCACAACTCCCCGTTGCTCTCTCCCTCGCCACTTCAGGACATCGTGCTCCTCTCGCCTTCCCCTCACCTCAAGCCCAAGCGTAGACCCGCAGCTGCCGCCGCCATCGAGGATGGATCACCGCAGGCTGGAGGGACCCCTTGCGGGAGACGGAAGAGCAGGGCCGCCGCGGCGATGGTTCTGATGGGGTGCGCGTCGTCGCCGAGGAAAGGCCGGCGGGCCAGGAGGAGGCTGGAGAAGGACGTTGTCAGGGAGGAGAGGGACCTGGGTCATTTGGAGGATGGTGATGGCGTCGGAAATGGGAGAGTGAGGATTACGAGGCGGAGCAGAGAAAGATCGAGTCTTGTGACCTCTGTGCCTCCTCCCAGTCCAATAACAG taTCTCAACAAGAACCGAGAGAGGCACCAATCAACAACGAGGATTGTCGCAGTTCCCTAGATGGGATACAAGAACATATCTTCGAACTTGTGATGTGGAAAAATGTAGCTAAATCCTCCTTGTGGTTCGGCCTAGGCACCTTGTTCTTCTTGTCCTCTTGTTTCTCAAAGGACTTTAGCTTCAG CATGATTTCTGCAATGTCTCACCTTGGTCTTGCAATTTTGGGCTTAGCCTTTTTCAAGGATTCGATTCCTCAGAG GCAACAACTGAACGTGAGAAGTAAAGTTCAGATAACAGACGAAGACATCCTTCGAGCTGCTCAGGTCATCCTCCCACTGGCCAACGTTGCCTTTGCAAAGATTCAAGAGATTTTCTGTGGGGATCCATTGAGGACACTTCAA ATTGCACCTGTTCTCCTATCTGGGGCCATGTATGGCCACCTGATAACCCTGAGGAGGCTTATCGCAACTT GtttttttgtgagttttacttTGCCAAAATTCTATTCTTGCTACTCACATCAGATTCATAACAAAG TTGAGAACAGCATAAATCGGATTCAAGAAGCATGGAAATCTTGCCCACGCAAAAAACTGATAGCAATCTCCACAGCCACGATATTTTGGAACTTATTCAGTGTGAAGTCCCGTTTGTTTGCAG TATTTTTTTCGGTGGTAATACTTAGGTATCACCATCGACAAGTAGAAGATTGTGCCAAGGAAGAAAGAGAAGAATCATCGAGGTGA